A window of Methanolobus chelungpuianus genomic DNA:
CGGAGCCTGTTCCGGAAAAAGGACCGGAGATGCCTGAAGATAAGAAACATAAGACCGCCTCCGGACCACGGCAGTATAACCTTGGTGACTACCTATGAGGATAAAACGACTGAAGATAGAGAATATCAGGAGCTATAAGGAGCTTGATCTCTCCTTCCAGGACGGCGTTACTGTAGTCTCCGGGGTCAATGGGAGTGGTAAGTCCAGCCTCCTGGAGGCCTGCTTTACCTGCCTTTTCGGAAGCAAGACGCTGGACAAGGACTTTGTAATATCGGATATCATCCGCAAAGGCGCTACAAAAGCTTCCATTACTCTTGAGTTCGAGCAGAACGGCCATGACTATTCAGTGGAGCAGTTCTTCAGGAACGATCCCGAGAAAGGGCGCGCTTCAAACACCGGTGCTATTCTCAGGAGGGACTCGGAGATCCTTTTCGACCAGCCTACCCGCACCTATGATGCTATCCGCTCCCTGCTCAGCATGGACGAAGAAGCGTACAGGAACTGCGTTTACATCAGACAGGGTGAGATCGACGTACTGATAAACTCCAAGCCGAAGGACAGGCAGAAGATGATAGATGACCTGCTGCAGCTTGGAAAACTGGAGGAGTACAGGGAGAGGGCGTCAAGTGCACGCATAGGGGTCGGGCGCCACCAGAAAGATACTGAGCGCCGTATCAGGGAGGTGGATGCAGCTGTCAGGGCCATAGAGGATTCAAACCCTGCAGAGAGGCTTGCAGAGTTGCGGACCCTTTCCGGGAACCTCGAGAGGGAGATATTCTCGCTCAATGAGAAGAGAGATCGTGCGCTCTCATTGAAGGAGGAGACCTTAAAGAAGATAGCGGAGTTCAGGGAACTGGCAGCAAGGAAAACTTCTGTCCAGTCCCAGGTAAAGGAACTTGCCGAGAAGAAGGATCGCGCCTACCTGCAGATAGGGTCTGCTGAGAAGAGTATTATCTCCGCAAGGAACGCCCGGGAAGGGATACTGGACAGGATACGGGAAACACGTTCAGGTCATGGCTTTGAAGATGGTGATCTGGAGGTCATCCTCTCGGGTATAGAGTCCGGCGAGCGCTCTCTGAGGGACCGCATGAGCGGTATCAGCAAGAACAGGGCAGTCCTTGAGAAGGAACAGTCCAATCTTGCCGAATCCCTGGCAGAGAACAGGAAGCAGCTTGGAGAACTTGAGAGGTCGGTCTCACAGGGAAAGGAAAAATTAGCAGGCCTGCAGTCAGAAGCAGAGGCAGCACGCGCCAGGATCGTGCAGCTTGAAGAGAAGAGATCCTCTGTTATAGCAAATCTTGAGCCCCTGGGATTGACAGTGGAAAAACTGGATAATATTGAGGAGATCTTCGACCTTGTCACAGACCAGCAAAAGAATCTCCACGGCAAGGAGAAAGAGCTCACGGTAAAGCTGTCTGAGATACAGGAGCGTATGAAAAGGTCCGGGGATCTCCTGAGCAAAGGCAAGTGTCCCACATGCATGCAGGACCTTAAAGGCTCATGCATTGAAGAATCCACAGCTGCGGATTCACAAAAAGCAAAAGAGCTTCAGGCAGAGATGGCTGCACTGAAGAAGAAGCAGGAA
This region includes:
- a CDS encoding AAA family ATPase is translated as MRIKRLKIENIRSYKELDLSFQDGVTVVSGVNGSGKSSLLEACFTCLFGSKTLDKDFVISDIIRKGATKASITLEFEQNGHDYSVEQFFRNDPEKGRASNTGAILRRDSEILFDQPTRTYDAIRSLLSMDEEAYRNCVYIRQGEIDVLINSKPKDRQKMIDDLLQLGKLEEYRERASSARIGVGRHQKDTERRIREVDAAVRAIEDSNPAERLAELRTLSGNLEREIFSLNEKRDRALSLKEETLKKIAEFRELAARKTSVQSQVKELAEKKDRAYLQIGSAEKSIISARNAREGILDRIRETRSGHGFEDGDLEVILSGIESGERSLRDRMSGISKNRAVLEKEQSNLAESLAENRKQLGELERSVSQGKEKLAGLQSEAEAARARIVQLEEKRSSVIANLEPLGLTVEKLDNIEEIFDLVTDQQKNLHGKEKELTVKLSEIQERMKRSGDLLSKGKCPTCMQDLKGSCIEESTAADSQKAKELQAEMAALKKKQESLDSKLGRVREARTYRNDMETAGREIKSLEDTIKGLEKVGTEYRSMIADYDKRKEDLSSRRSLIEESSGGLQGRIQVLKQELEASEKEHATSMKLIEAARKVRMDLLESDRIRADISQTEERISGLREMISIFDSQIAEKQESLREIDSRSGGFDIDKLQSLLRDYEEAFGVISSEIERLHKERESVSKQAGMLENELRRLEEQKATLGRLNNRVEYLNAIYADAEELEAMYMRIRSQLRSNNIGALDTFINEIFAFMYTNNAYSHVRLDADYNLTVFEKDGTSLEPRLLSGGERALFNLVLRCAIYRLLSLGVAGRQAGLPPLIMDEPTVFLDRGHVNQLIKLIDMMRDIGVGQILVVSHDESLIDSADHVFTVEKDPVTNSSSITAK